A region of Opitutales bacterium DNA encodes the following proteins:
- a CDS encoding flagellar basal body L-ring protein FlgH has translation MKISVRDVLIQGTRYIRTAALAGGLCLGPSLSYAESLWLKNSNNERGMFADHRAGAVGDILTIVIDESSTSSSSQNSTTTKDMSIDNSVTQWLFPLAASAFGSVNGALPGTQIDGSNSFNGGGSISDSKAVTARASVLVIDRLPNGNLVVEGARKVSFAGESQWVVLRGVVRKSDITAANTVLSSRVADATVEFISAGAITDAQRKGWLSKLNDLVNPF, from the coding sequence ATGAAAATTTCCGTCAGAGATGTCCTCATCCAAGGAACGCGGTATATTCGTACCGCTGCGTTAGCCGGGGGGCTCTGCTTGGGACCGTCACTATCCTATGCAGAGTCCCTCTGGCTAAAGAATTCAAATAATGAACGCGGCATGTTTGCCGACCACCGAGCCGGCGCGGTGGGCGATATCCTCACCATAGTTATCGACGAGAGTAGCACCAGCAGCTCAAGCCAAAACAGCACGACGACCAAGGATATGTCGATCGATAACTCAGTCACCCAATGGCTGTTTCCACTGGCTGCCAGTGCTTTCGGATCGGTGAATGGGGCTCTCCCTGGAACTCAGATTGATGGTTCCAACTCGTTCAACGGCGGCGGCTCGATATCTGATAGCAAAGCGGTCACAGCGCGGGCAAGCGTCCTCGTAATCGATCGTCTCCCGAATGGAAACCTCGTGGTCGAGGGGGCGCGCAAAGTGAGCTTCGCCGGCGAGAGCCAGTGGGTCGTTCTGCGCGGGGTGGTGCGCAAGTCAGACATCACCGCTGCAAACACCGTTCTATCCAGCCGTGTCGCTGACGCTACCGTGGAGTTTATTTCAGCCGGAGCAATCACCGACGCCCAGCGCAAGGGCTGGCTGAGTAAACTGAACGACCTCGTCAACCCATTTTGA
- the flgK gene encoding flagellar hook-associated protein FlgK, with protein MSLIGNIYNQTRALSVHRGSIEAAGKNIANVNNPEYARQRMQVVDRGNIVIGDQVQSMGIETGKFDSFRDALIDGQIVRETSQTEYAKATDDMNRQLVGYWGEDINRASDAGSLDGITDLDSSTLGLNERLDSFFNSMSELAANPSEVALRAVTLQEAESLTVQLNDVASNLSAFATDIDQRLDNELAVANDIIDQIAALNVEIASIEMRSGDLTAVDLRDARQQQVEKLSEIMDIETAVIADSFGQISVSVDNGVGAPVTVLERGVVNGEFSFNGTNIVFGTGATVMGPSSGRAQAYLDFRDGGLADLQTDLNNLASQLVTSVNGAYPTDFFDPAGTTAATISLDAALTPSTLATSATANAGANDVVQAIYALRNTTFSTGGGDAIDGTFGDFVVNVTGRVAQAAAVAEQNSENQDYIQTMLGNERAKVGGVDLDEEAADLLRFQRAYQATSRVISIMDELLEELVRSF; from the coding sequence ATGTCTCTAATCGGTAATATTTACAACCAGACGCGGGCCTTGAGCGTTCACCGTGGATCCATCGAAGCCGCGGGTAAGAATATAGCGAATGTAAATAATCCTGAGTATGCGCGTCAGCGTATGCAGGTGGTGGATCGCGGAAATATTGTGATTGGGGATCAGGTGCAGAGCATGGGGATCGAAACTGGAAAATTTGATAGTTTTCGGGATGCACTGATTGACGGGCAAATCGTTCGGGAAACTTCCCAGACGGAATACGCTAAGGCTACCGACGACATGAATCGTCAGCTGGTGGGCTACTGGGGTGAGGATATTAATCGCGCAAGCGACGCAGGATCGTTGGATGGCATAACCGATCTAGACTCATCCACCTTAGGTCTGAACGAACGCCTCGACTCATTTTTTAATTCCATGTCAGAGCTGGCGGCAAATCCCTCTGAGGTGGCACTGCGTGCCGTGACTCTACAGGAGGCCGAGTCGTTGACCGTGCAGTTAAACGATGTCGCCAGTAATCTATCAGCATTTGCGACGGACATTGATCAGCGCCTTGATAATGAACTCGCCGTTGCCAACGATATCATCGACCAGATAGCTGCCCTCAATGTAGAGATCGCCTCGATCGAGATGAGGTCAGGAGATCTGACGGCCGTTGACCTGCGTGATGCACGCCAACAACAGGTGGAGAAGTTGTCGGAGATCATGGACATTGAGACGGCGGTCATCGCGGATTCCTTCGGTCAGATCTCGGTGTCTGTGGATAATGGCGTCGGGGCGCCCGTTACGGTCTTGGAGCGCGGCGTGGTGAATGGAGAATTCTCTTTTAATGGCACTAACATCGTTTTCGGGACTGGGGCTACAGTCATGGGTCCCAGCTCGGGTCGCGCTCAGGCCTACCTAGATTTCCGCGATGGTGGTTTGGCAGATTTGCAGACAGATTTGAATAATCTGGCTAGTCAGCTCGTTACCTCGGTCAATGGCGCTTATCCCACCGATTTTTTTGATCCCGCTGGCACAACTGCAGCCACGATCTCACTCGATGCGGCCTTGACCCCGTCGACTTTAGCTACCTCTGCGACCGCGAATGCCGGTGCCAATGATGTGGTTCAGGCCATATATGCTCTGCGAAATACGACCTTTAGCACAGGGGGAGGGGACGCTATTGACGGCACCTTTGGTGACTTTGTTGTGAATGTGACGGGTCGTGTGGCCCAAGCCGCTGCGGTTGCCGAACAAAACAGCGAAAACCAGGATTACATCCAGACTATGCTGGGTAACGAGCGCGCGAAAGTCGGTGGAGTCGACCTTGATGAAGAAGCCGCAGACTTATTGCGATTCCAGCGTGCTTATCAAGCGACATCCCGTGTCATTTCTATTATGGACGAACTCCTCGAAGAACTCGTCCGCTCCTTCTGA
- the csrA gene encoding carbon storage regulator CsrA, which translates to MLILTRKTDEAIVIGSDVEIIVTKVEGDSVKLGIKAPREVTIYRKEVLDQIRQSNLEAAVGPQKPVTQQKPRGGKKKNSKISKSAKNLLKKLG; encoded by the coding sequence ATGTTAATTCTCACGCGAAAAACAGACGAAGCCATCGTCATCGGCAGCGATGTAGAGATCATCGTTACCAAAGTAGAGGGTGACAGCGTAAAGCTGGGCATCAAGGCTCCTCGAGAGGTCACTATCTATCGCAAGGAAGTCCTCGACCAAATCCGCCAAAGCAACCTGGAGGCGGCTGTCGGGCCTCAGAAGCCAGTCACACAGCAAAAGCCCCGAGGCGGTAAAAAGAAGAATTCGAAGATATCAAAAAGCGCCAAAAATCTGCTTAAGAAGCTCGGGTAG
- a CDS encoding excinuclease ABC subunit UvrC, whose amino-acid sequence MKDRLGQVLYVGKAKDLKKRVSTYFQASRRFSIAQPKVRAMLSLIYTFDTIEVKSEAEALLLEGRLIKEYKPRYNTDFTDDKRFLLVRVDRSETLPRFRLTRNRREDGSLYFGPFAQSGLLRKTLGQMRRKFGILLADASPAKQENGIWRLYDDARQEIYGHANEVTAEEYEERLEEACAFLEGRHREWLTDLEEEMAKAAENLEFEKAAELRDAVNAMRATLSKTRKFTRNHPGGLEDLGDTLRSLADHLKIGEGIKTLECFDISHISGSFTVASMVHFRDGKPDKKRYRRFKIRSFEGNDDFRAMEEVVGRRYGRLDREGQPMPDLVVIDGGAGQVTAAVKAFLILGLEPPPLIGLAKKLETIIFPDERGELQLSHHDSALRLLQRLRDEAHRFANTFNAELRSKKIKETILDDFSGLGKVRRAALLEHFKSLPAIKAATADEIAEVPGIGPKMAAGLEEFLREHG is encoded by the coding sequence ATGAAAGATCGCTTGGGCCAGGTGCTCTATGTGGGTAAGGCCAAAGACCTAAAAAAGCGGGTTTCGACTTATTTTCAGGCGTCTCGGCGTTTCTCAATCGCACAGCCCAAGGTGCGCGCGATGCTCTCGCTCATCTATACCTTCGATACAATCGAGGTAAAATCAGAGGCCGAGGCGCTGCTGCTGGAAGGGCGGTTGATCAAGGAATATAAGCCTCGCTACAACACAGACTTTACTGACGACAAGCGCTTTCTACTCGTACGGGTGGATCGTTCGGAGACCTTGCCGCGCTTCAGGCTCACAAGAAATCGGCGCGAGGACGGTAGCCTCTATTTCGGCCCTTTCGCTCAATCAGGCCTGCTACGCAAAACACTGGGTCAGATGCGTCGCAAGTTCGGGATTCTACTGGCGGATGCCAGCCCTGCTAAACAAGAGAATGGTATTTGGCGGCTTTACGACGATGCCAGACAGGAGATTTACGGTCATGCTAATGAGGTAACTGCAGAGGAATACGAAGAACGCTTGGAGGAGGCGTGCGCATTCCTTGAGGGACGGCATCGTGAATGGCTCACGGATCTCGAAGAGGAGATGGCCAAGGCCGCGGAAAATCTAGAATTTGAAAAGGCTGCCGAGTTGCGGGATGCCGTGAATGCGATGCGCGCCACGCTCTCGAAAACGCGTAAGTTTACCCGGAATCATCCTGGCGGTCTCGAAGATCTTGGAGACACACTCCGATCCCTCGCAGACCATCTTAAGATCGGGGAGGGAATTAAGACACTCGAGTGTTTCGACATTTCTCACATTTCAGGATCTTTCACCGTCGCGTCTATGGTCCACTTTCGCGACGGCAAGCCGGACAAGAAACGTTATCGCCGCTTCAAGATTCGGTCGTTTGAAGGCAACGACGATTTTCGAGCTATGGAAGAGGTTGTCGGGCGGCGCTATGGTCGTCTGGATCGCGAAGGGCAGCCCATGCCGGACCTCGTTGTGATCGATGGGGGGGCGGGGCAGGTGACTGCTGCCGTGAAGGCTTTTCTGATTCTGGGACTCGAGCCCCCTCCCTTGATCGGTCTGGCGAAGAAGCTCGAGACCATTATTTTTCCCGACGAACGGGGGGAGCTCCAACTGTCACACCACGATTCGGCCTTGAGGCTCCTCCAACGACTCCGCGATGAAGCACACCGTTTTGCCAACACATTTAACGCTGAACTCCGAAGCAAAAAGATTAAGGAAACGATCCTGGATGACTTTTCAGGTCTGGGGAAGGTGAGGCGTGCCGCGCTGCTCGAGCATTTTAAATCTCTGCCTGCTATCAAAGCAGCGACAGCCGATGAGATTGCTGAAGTCCCTGGAATCGGTCCAAAAATGGCCGCGGGCTTAGAAGAATTTCTGCGTGAGCACGGTTGA
- the flgA gene encoding flagellar basal body P-ring formation protein FlgA — translation MIARPWKGFLALLVAVFAASHAAATRTGPLTDFLSDINHVIRIEEERVAESRVVEQVEVPATREATALVAQAEVIRDEPVYIREFEMTSILREKLKEHYQISGDFRVTMARNWRPYRVSSIDWDVDIVRAPQDGPESVSPIRLRLISAGKTVGELSRVVNCELWVDAWRSTFPMAKRQPLSADVMEIRRIDLLRSRSDIVPTSVDLAQYEVRQGIASDRILSWRDITLRPHVRRGDSVDVLVSEGTLQINMKALALENGAAGDFITVRNTTSNKSFQARVIREKTVQVVF, via the coding sequence ATGATAGCACGACCTTGGAAAGGCTTTTTGGCTCTCCTGGTAGCAGTCTTTGCCGCTAGTCATGCCGCAGCGACCCGCACCGGACCGCTCACGGACTTTTTGTCAGATATCAACCACGTCATTCGCATAGAGGAGGAACGCGTAGCCGAATCGCGTGTTGTCGAGCAAGTGGAGGTGCCGGCAACACGCGAGGCTACCGCTCTCGTTGCACAGGCGGAGGTCATACGTGACGAGCCTGTATACATTCGAGAGTTTGAGATGACTTCGATCCTTCGCGAAAAACTAAAGGAGCACTACCAAATCTCTGGAGACTTTCGGGTGACGATGGCTCGCAACTGGCGCCCGTATCGCGTGTCCAGCATTGATTGGGACGTCGACATAGTACGAGCGCCGCAAGACGGTCCTGAATCTGTTTCGCCGATCCGCTTGCGCCTCATCAGTGCGGGCAAAACAGTTGGTGAGCTGTCTCGTGTGGTGAATTGCGAACTTTGGGTCGATGCCTGGAGATCCACATTCCCCATGGCCAAACGTCAGCCGCTGAGCGCAGACGTCATGGAGATCCGCCGCATTGATTTGTTACGGAGTCGTTCTGACATCGTCCCTACCAGTGTTGATTTAGCTCAGTATGAGGTGCGTCAAGGGATTGCGTCGGACCGAATTTTAAGCTGGCGCGATATTACACTTCGCCCCCACGTCCGTCGTGGAGACAGCGTCGATGTACTGGTCAGCGAAGGCACCCTTCAGATCAACATGAAGGCGCTCGCCCTCGAAAACGGCGCGGCTGGTGATTTCATCACGGTCCGCAATACGACCTCTAACAAGTCTTTCCAGGCCCGGGTGATTCGGGAGAAGACTGTCCAAGTAGTTTTTTAA
- a CDS encoding flagellar protein FlgN gives MKSLDSMDAPSLCQELVNILRTELQEYGGLLNLLGQQQECILDRDTEGLMQINKEIESQAEANSLIKESRQKVVAYLAGAWEVDPDQRISALAQFFPKPMRPMVVSLTEEVNQLIRKSKQKLDQNRLLLRRLSAITDEILGYMRPDLKPTKTYTNRGAMKSKSASNPGAVELSA, from the coding sequence ATGAAATCTCTAGATAGCATGGATGCACCGAGTCTCTGCCAGGAGCTGGTAAACATACTAAGGACAGAGCTTCAGGAGTACGGTGGATTGCTCAATCTCCTTGGCCAGCAACAGGAATGTATCCTCGATCGCGACACTGAAGGCTTGATGCAGATAAACAAAGAAATCGAGTCTCAGGCCGAGGCTAATTCGTTAATCAAAGAATCGCGCCAGAAGGTGGTTGCCTATTTGGCTGGAGCGTGGGAAGTCGATCCTGATCAACGCATCTCCGCACTCGCCCAGTTTTTTCCGAAACCCATGCGACCCATGGTCGTGTCACTCACCGAAGAGGTGAATCAGCTCATCCGTAAGTCGAAGCAAAAGCTCGATCAGAACCGTCTGCTCCTGCGCCGCTTATCGGCGATCACCGATGAGATTCTTGGCTACATGCGCCCCGATTTGAAGCCCACAAAAACATACACGAATCGCGGTGCGATGAAGAGTAAATCCGCCTCGAACCCCGGTGCCGTGGAGCTCTCTGCCTAA
- a CDS encoding rod-binding protein, producing the protein MNNISPVGLDVANYQEMVHSKHITEEAKIQEATRQFEGVMVRQLLKESLEPLIESEMVQNSAANDIYRSYLIDVMADSMTRSGGVGITTSLQAAVTQHAKSNPDSSQ; encoded by the coding sequence ATGAATAACATCTCACCCGTCGGCCTAGATGTCGCGAATTACCAGGAAATGGTCCATTCGAAGCACATCACCGAAGAGGCCAAAATCCAGGAGGCGACCCGCCAGTTCGAAGGCGTGATGGTGAGGCAGCTCCTTAAAGAATCGCTAGAACCCCTCATCGAGAGCGAAATGGTCCAAAACTCTGCTGCCAACGACATCTACCGCTCCTACCTAATCGATGTGATGGCCGACAGTATGACGCGCAGTGGGGGCGTGGGAATCACCACTTCATTGCAGGCCGCAGTAACCCAACACGCAAAATCTAACCCAGATAGCAGCCAATGA
- a CDS encoding flagellar hook-basal body protein produces the protein MNIGVYQNAAALTSIEDWQAITSRNVASSVTKGYKAQRAAFEHKVQQAADGSELGNQDLRQNIFPAMSHRSSMVMGMMEPTSNPLDFAIKGEGFFEVQNPAGRSFYTRDGQFKINAEGVLVDKNGFEVQGTTGAINIDQALGAFSVGANGEINQDGNVIGQLRILQPMNQDNLKMADGGFVETEPGAGAIEELENAQVLQGFVENSNVSPIREMVNMIQASRAYEANAKVITAYDQHLDKAIQQLAPPNR, from the coding sequence GTGAATATTGGAGTCTATCAGAACGCAGCAGCCCTTACCTCGATCGAGGATTGGCAGGCCATTACGTCGCGTAATGTAGCGAGCAGCGTTACGAAGGGGTATAAAGCTCAGCGCGCCGCGTTTGAGCACAAGGTTCAACAGGCAGCAGACGGGTCTGAGCTGGGTAATCAAGATCTCCGACAAAACATTTTCCCGGCGATGAGCCATCGTTCTTCTATGGTCATGGGCATGATGGAGCCCACATCCAATCCGCTCGATTTCGCGATAAAGGGTGAGGGTTTTTTCGAAGTCCAAAATCCTGCTGGACGATCATTCTACACCCGTGACGGCCAGTTTAAGATCAACGCTGAAGGTGTCCTAGTAGACAAAAATGGTTTTGAAGTCCAAGGCACTACCGGAGCCATCAATATAGATCAGGCATTGGGAGCGTTCAGCGTGGGAGCCAACGGTGAAATCAACCAAGACGGCAATGTGATCGGCCAGCTCCGTATTTTGCAGCCTATGAACCAGGACAATTTGAAGATGGCCGACGGGGGCTTCGTCGAGACTGAGCCGGGTGCAGGGGCGATTGAAGAGCTTGAGAATGCCCAAGTGCTTCAGGGATTTGTTGAAAACAGCAATGTGTCTCCCATCCGCGAAATGGTAAACATGATCCAGGCGTCTCGGGCCTATGAGGCTAATGCTAAAGTCATCACCGCTTACGATCAGCATTTGGACAAGGCCATTCAGCAATTGGCTCCACCTAACCGATAA
- a CDS encoding flagellar basal body P-ring protein FlgI has product MHSHFQKLSTDVAAALRRRVRDAWVETADSEPTERRGYRCAFNLFFASLLLALIGTPIAAQAADGTRIKDLTFVEGSRDNQLVGYGLVVGLSGTGDSTLTYTIQSISNTLQRFGIAVPADAVQATNVAAVMITAEIGPFIREGGRIDVTVSSLGDADTLQGGILLQTPLLGADELVYAVAQGPVAVGGFLGGGGGEGGSSVQQNHPTVGIISNGAIIERTVNTQLVADNHSINLVLRNADFTSAVRMADAINIHFPATAQAVDYATVNVNLPEAYLGQTMNFLAEMGSIQVRPDTAAKIIINERTGTIVATSEVRISTIAVSHGSLTITITNDTNVSQPLPLSDGETTATPVQTTQVNESTGGFQVLPEYPSIEDLTTALNALGVTTREMIAILQNLKRAGALQAELILN; this is encoded by the coding sequence ATGCATTCCCACTTTCAAAAACTCTCAACTGATGTAGCCGCGGCGCTCCGTCGCCGTGTGAGGGATGCATGGGTTGAAACCGCAGACAGCGAGCCGACAGAGCGGCGTGGCTACAGGTGTGCCTTCAACCTCTTTTTCGCGAGCTTGCTACTCGCACTGATCGGGACCCCTATCGCGGCTCAAGCCGCGGATGGGACCCGGATCAAGGACCTGACTTTCGTCGAAGGTAGCCGAGATAACCAATTGGTGGGGTATGGCCTCGTTGTGGGTCTTTCGGGCACCGGCGATTCTACGCTCACCTATACTATCCAGAGTATTTCCAATACGCTCCAACGTTTTGGTATCGCCGTTCCGGCAGACGCGGTTCAAGCGACTAATGTCGCTGCGGTCATGATCACGGCTGAGATTGGGCCCTTCATTCGAGAAGGGGGCCGGATCGATGTCACTGTGTCTTCGCTGGGTGACGCAGATACGCTTCAAGGCGGCATCTTACTGCAGACACCGCTTCTCGGTGCAGACGAGTTGGTCTATGCTGTGGCTCAAGGTCCGGTTGCTGTGGGAGGTTTCCTCGGTGGGGGCGGGGGCGAAGGAGGATCCTCAGTCCAACAGAATCATCCGACGGTCGGCATTATTTCAAACGGCGCAATTATCGAACGCACCGTCAACACCCAGCTCGTCGCCGATAACCACTCGATCAACCTCGTGCTCCGGAATGCTGACTTCACCTCGGCAGTGCGTATGGCCGACGCGATCAACATCCACTTTCCCGCCACAGCCCAGGCGGTCGATTATGCGACAGTGAACGTTAATCTGCCGGAAGCTTACCTCGGTCAGACCATGAATTTTCTCGCAGAGATGGGCAGCATCCAGGTGCGTCCTGACACTGCCGCCAAGATCATTATCAACGAGCGCACCGGCACCATCGTTGCCACGTCGGAAGTGCGTATTTCGACTATCGCGGTCAGTCACGGTTCGCTGACCATCACGATTACAAACGATACGAATGTCAGCCAACCCTTGCCACTCAGTGATGGCGAGACGACTGCAACGCCCGTTCAGACCACTCAAGTCAACGAGTCGACTGGAGGGTTCCAAGTGTTACCCGAATACCCGTCGATTGAAGACCTGACTACCGCGCTCAATGCTTTGGGCGTCACCACGCGCGAGATGATCGCTATCCTGCAAAACCTCAAGCGCGCCGGCGCTCTCCAAGCCGAACTCATTTTGAACTGA
- the flgG gene encoding flagellar basal-body rod protein FlgG, which yields MNLSLYSGATGMEAQQLNLNTIANNIANVNTTGFKKQKIEFQDLLYQDARPVGGEAGGGNIVPAGVELGNGARVVSTARIFTQGQLTQTGERLDMAIDGNGFFEIQRPDGSTAYTRDGGFKLDANGQVVTADGHTVLSGFGQVSVNATGVSVAPTGEVTVQTPGGDTTFQIQLTRFNNPSGLRSLGGNLYEETPASGAPATGNPGNDGIGGLRQGFLEMSNVNVVQEMVNMIVAQRAYEINSKSITTSDEMLRNVGQLKR from the coding sequence ATGAACTTGTCACTTTATTCAGGCGCCACCGGCATGGAGGCGCAGCAGCTCAACCTCAACACCATCGCGAACAATATCGCGAACGTGAACACGACTGGATTCAAGAAGCAGAAAATCGAATTTCAGGACCTGCTCTACCAAGATGCGCGTCCCGTCGGAGGCGAAGCTGGGGGAGGAAACATCGTCCCTGCTGGTGTGGAGTTAGGAAATGGTGCCCGTGTGGTATCGACAGCACGAATTTTTACACAAGGCCAGCTCACACAGACGGGCGAACGCCTCGACATGGCGATCGATGGCAACGGATTTTTTGAAATACAGCGTCCTGATGGCTCAACGGCCTACACCCGTGATGGAGGGTTTAAACTGGATGCCAACGGCCAGGTGGTGACGGCTGACGGGCATACAGTTTTGAGCGGGTTTGGCCAAGTATCGGTAAATGCTACCGGCGTAAGCGTCGCTCCGACAGGCGAAGTCACTGTCCAGACACCTGGGGGGGATACCACCTTCCAGATTCAGCTGACTCGCTTTAACAATCCCAGCGGCCTGCGTAGCCTCGGAGGTAATCTCTACGAGGAAACTCCGGCCTCCGGTGCCCCGGCAACGGGTAACCCTGGGAACGATGGGATCGGTGGCTTGCGCCAGGGTTTTCTAGAGATGTCCAACGTCAATGTGGTGCAAGAGATGGTCAATATGATCGTCGCTCAGCGCGCCTATGAGATCAACTCCAAGTCCATCACTACATCCGATGAGATGCTGCGTAACGTGGGCCAACTCAAACGATAG
- a CDS encoding flagellar assembly protein FliW — translation MKYDTENPVQGAELKQGSNEFHIPKGLVGFPEMTRVDVIYDEEELPFMWLRSTADIDLSFIVIQPNGIVEDYAIQLMQADVEELSIQDASEVLILNIVIIKNEPSGRKIYTNLVGPIVVNRRTGKGKQVIIQNYERYSARHLLFDEAEEGGEE, via the coding sequence ATGAAATACGATACTGAAAACCCCGTCCAGGGAGCTGAGCTCAAGCAAGGCAGCAATGAGTTCCACATCCCGAAAGGCCTCGTTGGCTTCCCGGAGATGACACGGGTGGATGTGATCTACGATGAAGAGGAACTTCCCTTCATGTGGCTGCGTTCCACCGCGGACATTGATCTTTCTTTCATTGTCATCCAACCCAACGGCATCGTCGAAGATTATGCCATCCAACTGATGCAGGCCGATGTTGAAGAATTGTCTATTCAAGACGCTTCCGAAGTCTTAATTCTCAACATCGTCATCATTAAAAACGAGCCATCAGGCCGGAAAATCTACACAAACCTCGTTGGCCCGATCGTGGTCAACCGTAGGACAGGCAAGGGTAAGCAGGTGATTATTCAGAATTACGAAAGATACTCCGCACGCCATCTGCTCTTCGACGAGGCTGAAGAGGGAGGAGAGGAGTAA